From Chryseobacterium sp. H1D6B, a single genomic window includes:
- a CDS encoding endonuclease/exonuclease/phosphatase family protein, protein MKVFRLILLVLHLAIFSLLLGVLLNAYIPPKVFPWFNLLSLGFPILIIVYVLLTVFWIFCWKKRAVVFILLGLVFINPVKRWVNFSTDNKKTDDLKIVSFNVKGGVYGVEEIKSYFNKQDADIILLQEYGASKIYQFNGLKKNAANDVISIFSKYKIIDHKELINSNYDTNNAYAIQADIEIKGKIYRCINVYLQPFKFEKNMVKLNGNKDEDEQKLKDVVRRLIPTFKAHQDQVELIRKAVNNSPYPVILAGDFNSVPNSYEYYHLSEGLKDAFVEAGKGSATSFHDYKFPLRIDYIFTSNSIQPISYQVDRSVKLSDHYPVIATFSLGR, encoded by the coding sequence GTGAAAGTTTTCCGGCTTATACTTTTAGTTCTTCATTTAGCAATATTTTCTCTTTTATTGGGAGTTTTGTTGAATGCTTATATCCCGCCTAAGGTATTTCCTTGGTTTAATTTACTTTCTTTAGGATTTCCTATTTTAATCATTGTCTATGTCTTACTTACTGTTTTCTGGATCTTCTGCTGGAAAAAAAGGGCTGTCGTTTTTATATTACTGGGACTTGTTTTTATAAATCCTGTGAAAAGATGGGTGAATTTTTCAACGGATAATAAAAAAACTGACGACCTGAAAATTGTTTCTTTTAATGTAAAAGGTGGTGTTTATGGTGTTGAGGAGATTAAATCTTATTTTAATAAACAAGATGCAGATATTATTTTATTACAGGAATATGGTGCTTCTAAAATCTATCAATTCAATGGGTTGAAAAAAAACGCGGCGAACGATGTGATTTCGATTTTTTCTAAATATAAAATAATCGATCATAAAGAGCTTATTAATAGTAATTATGATACCAATAACGCCTATGCTATTCAAGCCGATATTGAAATAAAAGGAAAAATATACCGCTGTATCAATGTTTATCTGCAGCCGTTTAAGTTTGAGAAAAATATGGTGAAACTCAACGGAAATAAAGATGAAGATGAACAAAAATTAAAAGATGTCGTTAGAAGATTAATTCCTACTTTTAAAGCCCATCAGGATCAGGTTGAATTAATCCGTAAAGCAGTTAATAATTCTCCGTACCCGGTAATTTTAGCCGGTGATTTTAATTCTGTTCCTAATTCCTACGAATATTATCATTTATCAGAAGGACTGAAAGATGCCTTTGTAGAAGCTGGTAAAGGAAGTGCTACAAGCTTTCATGATTATAAATTTCCGTTAAGGATTGATTATATTTTTACTTCAAATTCAATTCAGCCAATCAGCTATCAGGTAGACCGTTCAGTTAAATTATCAGATCATTATCCTGTAATAGCAACATTTTCTTTAGGACGCTGA
- a CDS encoding rhomboid family intramembrane serine protease encodes MFNNIPPITRNIIIINVIVFIVTNFLFREQYTPYLAAFYPFSPFFHSWQIITHMFMHGSIMHILFNMLTLWSFGPVLEQSLGEKKYLILYFASGLGGFFLFNLWNFVEVQQISSQLQTLGFNVDAYLSGAKGVFMGSSESILKQKGLLESLNGIVTTPMLGASGAIFGVVAAFAALYPDAKLMIMFIPVPIKAKYILPVVIVVSIFLGFSGNVGGIAHFAHVGGALVGFLLARVWRKQLFNRF; translated from the coding sequence ATGTTTAATAATATACCCCCGATCACAAGAAACATTATCATTATAAATGTGATAGTATTTATTGTTACCAATTTTTTATTTAGGGAACAGTATACACCCTATCTTGCTGCTTTTTATCCATTTTCTCCCTTCTTCCATTCTTGGCAGATCATTACCCATATGTTTATGCACGGAAGTATCATGCATATTTTATTTAATATGTTGACTTTATGGAGTTTTGGGCCTGTGCTGGAACAGAGTTTAGGTGAAAAGAAATATTTAATTCTTTATTTTGCAAGCGGTTTAGGAGGATTCTTCCTTTTCAATCTGTGGAATTTTGTTGAGGTACAGCAGATTTCTAGCCAGTTGCAGACATTAGGTTTTAATGTGGATGCTTACTTATCAGGAGCTAAAGGGGTATTTATGGGAAGCTCAGAATCGATTCTTAAACAGAAGGGGCTATTAGAAAGTTTAAATGGAATTGTTACTACTCCAATGTTAGGAGCTTCCGGAGCAATATTCGGTGTAGTTGCTGCTTTTGCTGCTTTGTATCCAGATGCTAAATTGATGATTATGTTCATTCCGGTTCCAATTAAAGCTAAATATATTCTGCCTGTAGTCATCGTTGTATCCATATTTTTAGGTTTCTCAGGAAATGTAGGAGGTATTGCTCATTTTGCCCACGTTGGCGGGGCATTAGTAGGATTTCTTTTAGCCAGGGTATGGAGAAAGCAATTATTTAATAGGTTTTAA
- the mutL gene encoding DNA mismatch repair endonuclease MutL has translation MSDIIQLLPDHVANQIAAGEVVQRPASIVKELLENAIDADASKIELIVRDAGKNLIQVVDDGKGMSETDARMAFERHATSKIRGTEDIFKIATKGFRGEALASIAAVSQVELKTKQREANIGTNIYIEGGVFQFQDPAQTAEGSNFLVKNLFFNVPARRKFLKNNNVEFRHVIDEFQRVALAHENLEFSLFHDDEPVFRLRKGSQMQRIVDIFGRKLQPQLIPIKEDIIWCKLHGFVAKPEGAKKTRGEQFLFVNGRFFKSPYFNKAVQEAFEGLLMPGYLPTFFLFLELDPEKIDVNIHPQKTEVKFEDEHLIFALIRSTIKRSLGIYNVAPSLDFERDPQLDAIMQKSFPSKGNNVNIKMPEIIVDKDYNPFLQEKQVKQAEIQNLAEMYHQNIAAEPSKINLFEDEDFDEDLMRLPNGYWLFNKGDRTLMLDLGRMHRLTVAESSKPSKRGGTNSHGLLFSLEYHMNEIENNKYKSIKKFLPELGFDMKVAHESVLRIDAVPEGLKETQVMKFLEDLFEVLEYKSEEEFMHFYQNQWNKMHSKSRFDFIYKNDAEQLIKEFTALGFPEFLPNGKRCFYEVPFNDIKNKF, from the coding sequence ATGTCAGATATAATTCAGCTTTTACCGGATCATGTAGCCAACCAAATTGCGGCAGGAGAAGTGGTGCAGAGACCTGCGTCCATTGTGAAAGAACTTTTGGAGAATGCCATCGATGCTGATGCCTCTAAAATTGAGCTTATCGTAAGAGATGCCGGGAAGAATTTGATACAAGTTGTAGATGACGGAAAAGGAATGTCTGAAACTGATGCTAGAATGGCATTTGAAAGACACGCGACATCCAAAATAAGAGGAACGGAGGATATCTTTAAAATTGCCACTAAAGGATTCAGAGGAGAAGCGCTTGCTTCTATCGCCGCTGTTTCTCAAGTTGAATTAAAAACTAAACAGAGGGAAGCCAATATTGGAACCAACATCTATATTGAAGGCGGTGTTTTTCAGTTCCAGGATCCTGCACAAACCGCAGAAGGATCTAATTTCTTAGTTAAAAATCTTTTCTTCAATGTTCCGGCAAGAAGAAAATTTCTTAAAAATAATAATGTAGAATTCAGACATGTTATCGATGAATTCCAGCGTGTCGCTTTAGCTCATGAAAATTTAGAGTTTTCTCTGTTTCATGATGACGAGCCTGTGTTCAGATTGAGAAAAGGCAGCCAGATGCAGCGTATCGTAGATATTTTTGGAAGAAAACTGCAGCCGCAATTGATTCCCATAAAAGAAGATATTATCTGGTGTAAGCTTCACGGATTTGTAGCAAAACCCGAAGGAGCCAAAAAAACAAGAGGTGAACAGTTTCTTTTTGTAAACGGCAGGTTTTTTAAAAGTCCTTATTTCAATAAAGCAGTTCAAGAAGCATTTGAAGGGCTGCTGATGCCGGGATATCTCCCTACTTTCTTCCTTTTCTTGGAACTTGATCCAGAGAAAATAGACGTCAATATTCATCCGCAGAAAACGGAAGTGAAGTTTGAAGATGAACATCTTATTTTTGCTTTGATCCGGTCCACGATAAAAAGATCTTTAGGTATTTATAATGTAGCACCAAGTCTGGATTTCGAAAGAGATCCGCAGCTGGATGCAATCATGCAGAAATCCTTTCCAAGCAAAGGAAATAACGTGAACATTAAAATGCCTGAGATTATTGTAGATAAAGATTATAATCCGTTTTTACAGGAGAAACAAGTTAAGCAGGCTGAAATACAGAATCTTGCAGAAATGTATCACCAGAATATTGCTGCTGAACCTTCGAAAATTAATTTGTTTGAAGATGAAGATTTTGACGAAGATTTGATGAGACTGCCCAACGGATACTGGCTCTTTAATAAAGGAGACAGAACTTTAATGCTGGATCTGGGCAGAATGCACCGTCTGACTGTCGCAGAAAGCAGTAAGCCGTCAAAAAGAGGAGGAACCAACAGCCACGGTCTGCTTTTCTCTTTGGAATATCATATGAATGAAATTGAGAATAATAAATATAAATCAATCAAAAAATTTCTTCCTGAGCTCGGTTTTGATATGAAAGTTGCCCACGAAAGTGTCCTGAGAATAGATGCCGTTCCGGAAGGATTGAAAGAAACACAAGTAATGAAATTTCTTGAAGATCTGTTTGAAGTGTTAGAATACAAGTCAGAAGAAGAATTTATGCATTTTTACCAGAATCAATGGAACAAAATGCATTCTAAATCCAGATTCGATTTTATTTATAAAAACGATGCTGAACAGCTGATCAAAGAATTTACAGCTCTCGGTTTCCCAGAATTTTTACCCAACGGAAAAAGATGTTTTTACGAAGTTCCGTTCAATGACATTAAAAACAAATTTTAA
- a CDS encoding YoaK family protein, producing MLRNYSNSRTLGDNIRLGTLTAFTAGTINIASLLIFLSFTSNVTGHYAILAAEISKGNWTQVAVVGGWIFLFFFGSFLSNFIVINFNKRSKYFAHSMPLVLEIICLLFVGIYGQFFYQKTLEETEYLVALMLFATGLQNGLTASISNFSVKTTHLTGTTTDLGILLSMFTHKKYRRNSELISRAKLLTSIMAAYVLGAVFSGLTYFYLEFRVFYVICVCLLVVIGYDFYKINLRHFNTKYRYHKIYKKPTLLAYLYDKIHGIPERKEKRKLVFDD from the coding sequence ATGTTAAGAAATTATAGCAACAGCAGGACATTGGGGGATAATATAAGACTGGGGACGCTGACTGCCTTTACGGCAGGAACTATAAATATTGCCTCTCTATTAATATTTCTCTCATTCACATCAAACGTAACAGGGCATTATGCCATTCTTGCGGCAGAAATAAGTAAGGGAAACTGGACACAGGTTGCCGTAGTGGGAGGATGGATTTTCCTATTCTTCTTCGGAAGCTTTTTATCTAATTTTATTGTAATTAATTTCAATAAGAGGAGTAAGTATTTTGCGCATTCAATGCCGCTTGTACTGGAAATTATCTGTTTATTATTTGTCGGAATATATGGGCAGTTCTTTTATCAGAAAACATTGGAAGAAACAGAATATTTAGTAGCGTTGATGCTTTTCGCTACAGGTCTGCAGAATGGTTTGACAGCGAGTATTTCAAACTTCTCAGTGAAAACGACCCACCTTACCGGAACTACGACCGATTTAGGAATTCTGCTTTCTATGTTTACCCATAAAAAATACAGAAGAAATTCTGAATTGATAAGCAGGGCTAAACTGTTGACAAGCATCATGGCAGCCTATGTTTTAGGGGCAGTATTCTCGGGTCTGACTTATTTTTATTTGGAGTTCAGAGTATTCTATGTGATCTGTGTATGTCTTTTAGTCGTCATTGGATATGACTTCTATAAAATCAATTTAAGACACTTTAATACCAAATATAGATATCACAAGATTTATAAAAAACCTACTCTTCTGGCCTACTTATATGACAAGATCCACGGGATCCCCGAAAGAAAAGAAAAAAGAAAGCTTGTATTTGATGATTAA
- a CDS encoding HAMP domain-containing sensor histidine kinase has translation MFNKVITNQTKTMVLLMLVFTAIILLFSGLVYFSIVNFSHQRFYELLKIRTTTIVQIEKGKEHLDLPENYILNSSNDEELPMERDYVFAVPADSNFSSISQKVHIPDTFFKSIIKKGESNYNDKEFYYIGQSFKFHDKEYIAIASAKNHYVIYYLGFLKRTLITCIVLSLFFSMIFSFYLSKTLFKPILKITGKVKEISSENLHLRLESHPDNKELNELVDTFNDMLNRIETSFETQNHLIGNVSHELRTPLTSIMGEADVALSINRTADEYKETLGIILDEAEKLDKKIKALLMIAQTGFDGKIQKMDKVRIDQLLWDVIETLRRIDSRNNIYLDISMLPDNPKKLKVQGNEQLLHLAVANIISNGCKYSNFQQVKVSLGATDTDVYIIIKDNGIGIPEEEMNKIYDPFFRASNTKNYEGYGIGLPLARNIVRMHNGELIVSSYENQGTTVQIRFPNFYSTQAEYKQS, from the coding sequence ATGTTTAATAAAGTGATCACAAATCAAACCAAAACGATGGTGCTTTTAATGCTGGTTTTTACTGCCATTATATTGCTGTTCAGTGGGTTGGTTTATTTTTCGATCGTTAATTTTTCACACCAGAGGTTTTATGAACTGCTGAAAATCCGTACGACAACCATTGTACAGATTGAAAAAGGCAAGGAACATTTGGACCTTCCGGAAAATTATATTCTTAACAGCTCAAATGATGAGGAGCTTCCGATGGAAAGGGATTATGTATTTGCGGTTCCTGCAGACTCTAATTTTAGCAGTATCTCCCAGAAAGTACATATTCCTGATACATTTTTCAAAAGTATTATTAAAAAAGGAGAGTCCAATTATAATGATAAAGAGTTTTATTATATCGGGCAGTCATTCAAATTCCATGACAAAGAGTATATTGCAATCGCTTCTGCTAAAAACCATTATGTAATTTATTATTTAGGGTTTCTAAAGAGAACGCTGATCACATGTATCGTTCTTTCGCTGTTCTTTAGTATGATCTTCTCTTTTTATTTATCCAAAACGTTATTCAAGCCGATATTAAAGATCACAGGAAAAGTAAAAGAAATAAGTTCTGAAAATCTTCATTTAAGACTGGAATCCCATCCGGACAATAAAGAATTAAATGAACTGGTAGATACTTTTAATGATATGCTGAACCGTATCGAAACGTCTTTTGAAACCCAGAACCATTTAATTGGAAATGTTTCCCACGAATTAAGAACACCGCTTACTTCTATTATGGGGGAAGCGGATGTGGCGCTATCTATCAATCGGACGGCGGATGAATATAAAGAAACACTAGGAATTATTTTAGATGAAGCCGAGAAATTAGACAAAAAGATCAAAGCTTTATTGATGATCGCACAGACAGGATTTGACGGCAAGATCCAGAAAATGGATAAAGTGCGGATCGACCAGCTGCTGTGGGATGTTATTGAAACACTTCGGAGAATCGATTCACGGAATAATATCTATCTGGATATCAGTATGCTTCCCGATAATCCTAAAAAACTAAAAGTTCAGGGTAATGAACAGCTGCTTCATCTTGCGGTGGCTAACATCATCAGCAATGGCTGTAAATATTCTAATTTCCAGCAGGTGAAAGTTTCTTTAGGAGCAACAGATACAGATGTCTATATCATTATAAAAGACAATGGAATTGGAATTCCTGAAGAAGAGATGAACAAAATATATGATCCGTTCTTCAGAGCTTCCAATACTAAAAATTATGAAGGCTATGGAATCGGACTTCCTTTAGCCAGAAATATCGTGAGAATGCATAATGGAGAGCTGATCGTAAGTTCTTATGAAAATCAGGGGACAACCGTACAGATCAGATTTCCTAATTTCTACAGTACGCAGGCTGAATATAAACAGTCTTAA
- a CDS encoding response regulator transcription factor, whose product MKKIILIEDETSVVSFIKKGLQEKGYEISVAFDGRTGVQLVEANDFDLVILDIMLPEMNGLDVCKEIRKTNKHVPILFLTALGTSENIVLGLESGGDDYLVKPFKFIELVARVKSLLRRSNQNGSHENAEEEPDDEYMYRFSDLMVNDYTKKVTRGGEEVSLTSTEYKLLIYFLNNPEKVISRAEILDAVWGVNYELGTNVVDVYVNYLRKKLDHKDDNKLIHTVIGMGYVLKKP is encoded by the coding sequence ATGAAAAAAATTATTCTGATCGAGGACGAAACCAGCGTGGTCTCTTTTATTAAGAAAGGACTTCAGGAAAAGGGCTATGAAATTTCTGTAGCTTTCGACGGGCGTACAGGAGTACAGCTGGTGGAAGCCAATGATTTCGATCTTGTAATTTTAGATATCATGCTGCCGGAAATGAACGGACTGGATGTCTGCAAAGAGATCCGAAAAACCAATAAACATGTTCCGATTCTATTTTTAACCGCACTGGGAACTTCGGAAAATATTGTTTTGGGTCTTGAGAGCGGGGGAGATGATTATCTGGTAAAACCATTTAAGTTTATCGAATTAGTTGCCCGTGTAAAATCATTACTAAGAAGAAGTAATCAAAATGGTTCTCATGAAAATGCTGAAGAGGAGCCGGATGATGAATATATGTATAGGTTTTCGGATCTGATGGTTAATGATTATACTAAAAAAGTAACCCGCGGAGGAGAAGAAGTTTCTCTTACCTCTACAGAATATAAACTCTTGATCTACTTCCTTAATAACCCGGAAAAAGTAATCTCACGGGCTGAAATTCTGGATGCAGTATGGGGCGTAAACTATGAGCTGGGAACAAATGTTGTAGATGTTTATGTGAATTATTTGAGAAAAAAATTAGATCATAAAGATGATAACAAATTGATCCATACTGTTATAGGAATGGGTTATGTCTTGAAAAAACCGTAA
- a CDS encoding XRE family transcriptional regulator, translated as MNDFLIGIGKRLKDIRKKNNLTINELAFRANVSNGLVSRIENGRTIPSLPVLLDLIQSLDIDASYFFEGVEKKSHAKFIYLPKESQQPIEKEVEAEGFKYMHIFSKSLHSLGFEAALLTLEPNSKREKVITDAWEFKYILKGRVKYVIDNEEIELKEGDSLYFNGKFPHVPVSISDESCIMLVLYFYSDKN; from the coding sequence ATGAATGATTTTTTAATAGGTATCGGGAAAAGATTAAAAGACATTAGAAAAAAAAATAATTTAACCATTAATGAACTGGCTTTCAGAGCAAATGTAAGCAACGGGCTTGTGTCCAGAATTGAAAACGGAAGAACGATCCCTTCTCTTCCTGTTCTGCTGGATCTGATCCAGTCATTGGATATTGATGCCAGCTATTTCTTTGAGGGCGTAGAAAAAAAGTCGCATGCGAAATTTATTTACCTGCCTAAAGAAAGCCAGCAGCCCATTGAAAAAGAAGTAGAAGCTGAAGGTTTTAAATACATGCATATTTTCAGTAAAAGTCTGCATTCCTTAGGTTTTGAAGCGGCATTATTGACTCTTGAACCTAATTCCAAAAGAGAAAAAGTGATTACAGATGCCTGGGAATTCAAATATATTTTAAAAGGCCGAGTAAAATACGTCATTGACAATGAGGAAATTGAATTAAAAGAAGGTGACTCTTTGTATTTTAACGGAAAATTCCCGCATGTTCCCGTAAGCATCAGTGATGAAAGCTGCATCATGCTCGTTCTCTACTTTTATTCTGATAAAAATTAA
- a CDS encoding TonB-dependent receptor, which translates to MGSKINNLLFLFFVCCTILVSAQKQLIIGIVLDESQPLPGASIKIKGLSRDIVTDTDGRFTINDLKAGQYSIEIGYIGYETKIIGVDLKSGETTDLGLIKLAAKQQNIDEVVVTSTLKNSEARALSLQKNAINITNVIASDGIGKLPDRNAAETVQRVQGVSIERDQGEGRFVSLRGLPPFWASTTINGNRLPTAEEETTSRATAFDFFPTELISYVHVNKSFTPDMEADGIGGGVNFITKTPPTKQELKITLGSGYNAKSDKGVYNLGLLYGGRTKDKKFGYLFNIAHFTRNWSTDNFEARRSGDEGVFRLELRDYNGVRKTTGINTAFEYVLSPKSTFYLKGMYGTLSDDETHYKHRVRFDKFSSANNTARVELQNIHNLLITELTSVSLGGIHTLNKSKIDWDLSYYDNRFKYGNIPDKQNNSYYVIKYTQSGVGINPSYIADHGNGPRAYWKADGGKLDYKDPDALFGFYSDPNFKMDASQMKFTDLEFYKVFVEEKDKIVAAFNHEINVSDQLTLKYGFKYRDKERNARFSDIFYNWSSGSAPLLSDFSQYITTQPNGTKYLSEMNAHIGNTFGPVLSTSGMDQFWFQNQGNLKINPADSEALEYNKALGRNFDVFEKHADAYGMGTYKINDKITVLGGIRLSNTDTKVKGYSVIDNTLVPVENTKKYLAVLPMLHIKYALNDKTNLRFAATRTFSRPNFGDLTPGGTYIEADNEFKGGNPNLNPTYSLNFDMMGEYYFSNVGILSGGVFYKSITDPIFQDSFIGSYNGMNGVQFSAPNNGKEAWLGGLELGINRRFDFLPGFLQYFGTQLNATFMTSEMEKPSGRTVALPYQAKQLYNVQLFFEKKGFNARLAYNYKGKYAVEYAEEDINDSYYGKYSSLDFGASYQFTKYLMVYADVNNILNKPLIYHFGKDETRPEQVEYYGVRCNLGIKLNF; encoded by the coding sequence ATGGGATCGAAAATTAATAACTTATTATTCCTGTTTTTTGTCTGTTGTACTATTTTAGTTTCAGCTCAAAAACAATTAATTATAGGAATTGTATTAGATGAGAGCCAGCCGCTTCCCGGCGCCTCTATAAAAATAAAAGGACTTTCTAGAGATATTGTAACTGATACTGACGGCAGATTTACAATTAATGATCTAAAAGCAGGACAGTATTCTATAGAGATCGGATATATCGGATATGAAACTAAAATCATTGGAGTTGATCTAAAATCCGGAGAAACTACAGATTTAGGTTTAATAAAACTAGCGGCAAAACAGCAGAATATAGATGAAGTAGTAGTTACTTCTACCCTAAAAAACAGTGAAGCTAGAGCCTTAAGCCTTCAAAAAAATGCAATCAATATTACTAACGTTATCGCTTCGGACGGAATTGGAAAACTGCCGGATAGAAACGCGGCAGAAACAGTACAGCGTGTACAGGGAGTTTCCATTGAAAGAGATCAGGGGGAAGGAAGATTTGTATCGCTTCGGGGGCTCCCTCCTTTCTGGGCATCTACCACTATAAACGGCAACAGATTACCTACAGCAGAAGAAGAAACAACTTCCAGAGCTACTGCATTTGATTTTTTCCCGACAGAACTCATCTCGTATGTCCACGTCAACAAATCTTTTACGCCAGATATGGAAGCTGACGGAATTGGTGGCGGGGTCAATTTTATTACCAAAACCCCTCCCACGAAGCAGGAGCTGAAGATCACATTAGGAAGCGGTTATAATGCTAAATCTGATAAAGGAGTTTATAATCTGGGACTGCTGTACGGCGGAAGAACAAAAGATAAAAAGTTCGGGTACTTATTTAATATTGCCCATTTCACCAGAAACTGGTCGACAGATAATTTTGAAGCAAGAAGAAGCGGCGATGAAGGAGTTTTCAGACTGGAACTCAGGGATTACAACGGAGTGAGAAAAACAACAGGAATAAACACAGCATTTGAATATGTCCTGTCACCAAAAAGCACATTCTATCTAAAAGGGATGTACGGTACTCTCTCTGATGACGAAACTCATTATAAACACAGAGTAAGGTTTGATAAATTCAGCTCGGCCAATAACACAGCAAGAGTTGAGCTTCAAAATATTCATAATTTATTAATTACAGAATTGACATCTGTCTCTTTAGGCGGTATACATACTTTAAACAAATCTAAAATCGACTGGGATCTCTCCTACTACGACAACAGATTTAAGTATGGAAATATTCCGGACAAGCAGAATAATTCTTACTATGTAATAAAATATACGCAGTCAGGAGTAGGAATCAATCCTTCTTACATTGCTGATCACGGAAACGGCCCTAGAGCTTACTGGAAAGCAGACGGCGGAAAATTAGATTACAAGGATCCAGACGCCTTATTTGGTTTTTACAGCGATCCCAACTTCAAAATGGATGCTTCACAGATGAAATTTACTGATCTGGAGTTTTATAAAGTTTTCGTTGAGGAAAAAGATAAAATTGTAGCTGCTTTTAATCACGAAATCAATGTTTCTGATCAATTAACCTTAAAATACGGCTTTAAATACAGGGATAAGGAACGTAATGCAAGATTCTCTGACATTTTTTATAACTGGAGCAGCGGATCAGCTCCACTATTATCCGATTTCAGCCAGTATATTACGACGCAGCCGAACGGAACGAAATATTTAAGTGAGATGAATGCCCATATCGGCAATACGTTCGGACCTGTTTTATCAACATCGGGAATGGATCAGTTCTGGTTTCAGAATCAAGGAAATTTAAAAATAAACCCTGCAGATTCCGAAGCATTAGAATATAATAAAGCATTGGGAAGAAACTTTGATGTCTTTGAAAAACATGCAGATGCGTATGGAATGGGAACCTACAAAATCAATGATAAAATTACAGTATTAGGCGGAATCAGATTATCCAATACCGATACAAAAGTAAAAGGATACAGCGTGATCGACAACACCTTAGTTCCTGTTGAAAACACAAAGAAATATCTTGCTGTATTACCGATGCTTCATATAAAATATGCTTTAAATGACAAAACAAATCTTCGTTTTGCGGCAACAAGAACTTTCTCAAGACCTAATTTCGGAGATCTTACGCCAGGAGGAACTTACATCGAAGCAGATAATGAGTTTAAAGGCGGAAATCCAAATTTAAATCCAACCTATTCATTAAATTTTGATATGATGGGTGAATATTATTTCTCCAATGTTGGGATCTTGAGCGGCGGTGTATTTTATAAATCAATTACAGATCCTATTTTCCAAGATTCTTTTATCGGATCATACAACGGAATGAACGGCGTACAGTTCAGTGCCCCCAACAATGGAAAGGAGGCCTGGCTGGGAGGCCTTGAGCTGGGTATCAACAGAAGGTTTGATTTTCTTCCAGGTTTTCTTCAATATTTCGGAACACAGCTGAACGCCACTTTTATGACCTCAGAAATGGAAAAACCGAGCGGAAGAACAGTAGCGCTGCCCTATCAGGCCAAACAATTATATAACGTACAGCTCTTCTTTGAAAAGAAAGGGTTCAATGCGAGACTGGCCTACAATTATAAAGGGAAATATGCTGTAGAATATGCTGAAGAGGACATTAATGATTCTTATTATGGCAAATACAGCAGTTTAGATTTCGGAGCCTCTTATCAGTTTACAAAATATTTAATGGTCTATGCGGATGTAAATAATATACTGAATAAACCATTGATCTACCACTTTGGAAAAGATGAAACACGTCCGGAACAGGTTGAATATTACGGAGTAAGATGCAATTTGGGAATAAAACTTAATTTCTAA